The proteins below come from a single Candidatus Omnitrophota bacterium genomic window:
- the secD gene encoding protein translocase subunit SecD, protein MGRKLIYKIIFILAVLGICVYFSFPLEKRINLGLDLRGGMHLLLKVDASRLTGQAKEDAADRAIEVIRNRVDQFGVRETSIQKQGQDEIVVQLPGVTDRERAIDIIGKTAMLEFKLVSSDPDKLKQALQNNAVEGYELKYSQEDNEPLLLEKEAVLTGDALTNASVRFSQSQFNEPVVSLEFNAQGAKKFAEITRNNIDRRLAIVLDGKVQSAPRIKEAIPTGEAVITGRFSVEQAQDLSIVLRVGALPAPMYIEEERTIGPLLGQDSINKGIRATIIGSALVFIFMAAYYLLAGVIADIALLLNLLIILGGLGLLPLLFPGVSATLTLPGIAGIALSLGMAVDANVLINERIREEISTGKALRTAIANGYNKAFSAIFDSNLTTLIAAFLLFQFGTGAIRGFAVTLTIGLIASMFTAIVVTRTIFEILLDLGILRSLPMLRLIKETKLDFIGKRKIFYAISLFVIIFGLVAFFAKGKNAYGIDFAGGELQEYSFKAPVAPDAVRETLKELNLGDASIQQFKENPRIVLIRTAANKSDLITSKLKEKFPEQDIQVLRIEHVGPVAGKHLKNKAVHALIWSMLGILIYVAFRFKHPNFAIAGVIALIHDVLVTLGFLAVTGRQIDLLSVTAFLTIAGYSINDTIVIYDRVRENSRLLHKISLRELINLSVNQTLGRTLLTSGFTLLIVVAILFYGGEVLSNFAFALLVGFISGVYSTVYIASPLVLAWQRKKSRA, encoded by the coding sequence ATGGGAAGAAAACTTATTTACAAAATAATTTTTATCTTAGCCGTACTGGGCATCTGCGTATATTTTTCCTTTCCTCTGGAAAAAAGGATAAATTTAGGCCTGGATTTAAGGGGTGGTATGCATCTTTTGTTGAAAGTCGATGCCAGCCGCCTTACGGGGCAGGCCAAGGAGGATGCGGCTGACCGCGCCATAGAGGTAATCAGAAACAGGGTTGACCAGTTCGGCGTCAGGGAGACCTCTATACAAAAACAGGGGCAGGATGAAATCGTGGTGCAATTACCCGGGGTCACTGATAGAGAACGCGCGATAGATATAATCGGCAAGACCGCCATGCTGGAATTTAAGCTTGTCTCGTCCGACCCGGATAAATTAAAACAAGCCCTGCAAAATAATGCAGTAGAAGGCTATGAATTAAAATATTCCCAGGAAGATAATGAGCCTCTGCTTTTAGAAAAAGAAGCGGTTTTAACCGGCGATGCCCTGACTAATGCCTCGGTACGTTTCAGCCAGAGCCAATTCAACGAACCGGTAGTTTCCTTGGAATTTAATGCCCAGGGAGCAAAGAAATTTGCCGAGATTACCAGAAATAATATAGACAGGCGCCTGGCTATTGTGCTAGACGGTAAGGTGCAGTCTGCCCCGCGTATAAAAGAAGCTATACCTACGGGAGAGGCAGTCATTACCGGCCGTTTTAGCGTTGAGCAGGCCCAGGATTTATCCATTGTCTTAAGGGTAGGCGCTTTGCCTGCGCCTATGTATATAGAAGAAGAGAGGACCATCGGCCCCTTATTGGGGCAGGATTCCATAAATAAAGGGATAAGAGCTACTATTATAGGAAGCGCGTTGGTATTCATTTTTATGGCTGCTTATTATCTTTTGGCCGGGGTTATCGCCGATATAGCGCTTTTACTAAACTTGCTGATTATTTTAGGCGGTCTGGGGTTGTTGCCGCTTTTATTTCCGGGCGTATCCGCGACCTTAACCTTACCCGGTATTGCCGGTATAGCCTTATCCTTAGGCATGGCTGTAGATGCCAATGTACTTATTAATGAGCGTATCAGGGAAGAGATTTCTACGGGCAAGGCCCTGCGCACTGCTATAGCCAATGGCTATAATAAGGCCTTTAGCGCAATTTTTGATTCTAACCTTACCACTTTAATTGCTGCCTTTTTATTATTTCAGTTCGGGACAGGCGCAATCAGGGGTTTTGCCGTTACCCTGACCATCGGCCTTATTGCCAGTATGTTTACGGCTATCGTGGTTACGCGCACTATCTTTGAAATCCTCCTGGATCTTGGGATTCTAAGATCTTTACCCATGCTCAGGCTTATCAAAGAGACAAAGCTGGATTTTATCGGTAAAAGAAAAATTTTTTATGCTATCTCACTATTTGTCATCATATTCGGGCTCGTCGCCTTCTTCGCTAAAGGTAAAAATGCCTATGGGATTGATTTTGCCGGAGGGGAATTACAGGAATATAGTTTTAAAGCACCCGTTGCCCCGGATGCCGTGCGAGAGACGCTGAAGGAATTGAACTTAGGCGATGCCTCCATACAGCAGTTCAAGGAGAATCCCAGGATTGTGCTTATCAGGACAGCGGCTAATAAAAGCGACCTGATTACCAGTAAATTAAAAGAGAAATTCCCCGAACAGGATATCCAGGTATTGCGCATAGAGCATGTCGGCCCGGTAGCCGGCAAACACCTTAAAAACAAAGCTGTCCATGCCCTTATCTGGTCAATGCTCGGGATTCTTATTTACGTGGCCTTTAGATTCAAGCACCCTAACTTTGCCATAGCCGGCGTAATTGCCCTCATTCACGACGTACTGGTCACTTTGGGATTTTTGGCTGTAACCGGCAGGCAAATAGACCTCTTAAGCGTCACTGCCTTTTTGACCATCGCCGGTTATTCCATAAATGATACGATTGTTATTTATGACAGGGTAAGGGAGAATAGCCGCCTTTTACACAAAATTAGCCTACGTGAACTGATCAATTTAAGCGTAAACCAGACATTAGGCAGGACCCTGCTTACCTCCGGTTTTACTCTATTGATAGTCGTTGCTATCCTGTTTTACGGCGGAGAGGTATTGAGCAACTTCGCCTTTGCCTTATTGGTAGGTTTTATCTCCGGCGTATATTCTACGGTTTACATTGCTTCGCCTTTAGTCCTTGCCTGGCAGAGAAAAAAATCCCGCGCTTGA
- a CDS encoding peptidyl-prolyl cis-trans isomerase, with the protein MDKIKNQGLKGLKISLFLLFSIAYSLQLTAYNLHAEDKIVAIVNNDVITQKDLDDFVNFTRVQLMGEFKGRSLESKMQSIKLDLMDKLIEDRIILQEAKKSNIRIDESRIKARIDDIRRRYDSEKDFQTSLAKQGLVQADLESKIRDQLLMYTIIEIKIKSKILVNPAEVTDFYQQNIDKFKLPEQREFESINTGEEDLASKVFNDLRNGQEFQDVASKYFLAVNKMSGAGNGQLRKDIEEKIFRLKVGEISAPVKIEEQYYIFKLDNIIPPRQQSISGAQGDIYTFLFDQKMQEALATWLDELKKQSYIKIMQD; encoded by the coding sequence ATGGATAAAATCAAAAACCAAGGGTTAAAGGGTTTAAAAATATCATTATTTTTGCTTTTTTCCATTGCTTACAGCTTACAACTTACAGCTTACAACTTACACGCCGAAGACAAAATCGTCGCTATCGTGAATAACGATGTCATCACCCAGAAAGACTTAGACGACTTCGTTAATTTTACGCGCGTACAATTAATGGGAGAATTTAAAGGGAGAAGCCTGGAAAGTAAAATGCAATCTATAAAGCTGGATTTAATGGACAAGCTTATTGAAGACCGCATTATTTTACAGGAAGCCAAAAAAAGCAATATCAGAATAGACGAGAGCAGGATCAAAGCTAGGATAGACGATATCCGCAGGCGTTACGATTCAGAGAAGGATTTTCAAACTTCCCTGGCTAAGCAAGGGCTGGTGCAGGCAGACTTAGAATCAAAGATAAGAGACCAGCTGCTTATGTATACTATTATCGAAATAAAGATAAAGAGCAAGATTCTGGTTAATCCCGCAGAAGTCACCGATTTCTATCAGCAAAACATCGATAAATTTAAACTACCCGAACAGCGCGAATTTGAATCCATAAATACCGGTGAAGAGGACCTGGCGAGCAAAGTCTTTAATGATTTAAGGAATGGGCAGGAATTTCAGGATGTCGCCAGTAAATATTTCCTGGCTGTAAATAAAATGAGCGGGGCAGGGAATGGGCAGTTGAGAAAAGACATCGAAGAAAAAATATTCAGGTTGAAGGTAGGTGAAATCTCCGCACCGGTCAAAATAGAAGAACAATATTATATTTTTAAACTGGATAATATAATACCCCCCCGGCAGCAAAGTATCTCTGGGGCCCAGGGTGATATTTATACCTTCCTTTTTGACCAAAAGATGCAAGAGGCATTAGCAACGTGGTTGGACGAACTCAAAAAGCAGTCTTATATTAAAATTATGCAAGATTAA
- the yajC gene encoding preprotein translocase subunit YajC, protein MPQAPAVNPIMQFFPLILIFVIFYFLLIRPQKTKEKEHQKMLSSLNKNDEVVTSSGIHGTIINVKDKSVILRVDDNVKIEIEKNCIAYIKKTQGINPGN, encoded by the coding sequence ATGCCACAGGCACCGGCAGTTAATCCTATCATGCAGTTTTTTCCGTTAATCCTTATCTTCGTTATTTTTTATTTTCTGCTTATCCGTCCGCAAAAAACAAAGGAGAAAGAACACCAGAAGATGTTGAGCAGCCTTAATAAGAATGATGAGGTAGTGACCTCCAGCGGCATCCATGGCACAATCATTAATGTAAAGGATAAGAGCGTAATCTTAAGGGTAGACGATAACGTAAAGATAGAAATAGAGAAAAATTGCATAGCTTATATCAAGAAAACACAAGGCATAAACCCGGGAAATTAA
- the trpE gene encoding anthranilate synthase component I, whose protein sequence is MYYPSLKEFLELSKKYNLIPVYQEISADLDTPVSAFLKIKKGDYAFLLESVEGQEKIARYSFLGSNPALIFRSKGRDVRVIYPARSSARHFVTRNDPLDEIKKIMQDFKAARIKELPRFYGGLVGFMAYDMVRFFEDLPDRNPDDLKIADSVFILTDSILVFDHINHTIKIIVNIILPAHKKIPRVKKTQIYYQALKKIDSICNELKKPLLKKAKRNDTGKRSIKVISNFKEKEFCKIVNKARDYIKKGDIIQTVLSQRFEIKIDKDPFDIYRDLRSLNPSPYMFFLKLKEVTLVGSSPEILVRCEDGIARTRPIAGTRPRGKNEKEDKQLEKELLEDKKERAEHLMLVDLGRNDLGKVCKKGKVAVSEFMSIERYSHVMHIVSEVEGILDKRYNIYDVLRACFPAGTVSGSPKIRAMEIIDELENLRRGPYAGCVGYFSFSHNMDTCITLRTVIIKDGMAYIQAGAGIVADSVPKNEYQESINKAKALIEAIVK, encoded by the coding sequence ATGTACTATCCATCACTAAAAGAATTTCTGGAACTATCTAAAAAATATAATCTTATTCCGGTTTATCAGGAGATCAGCGCGGATTTAGATACGCCTGTGTCTGCCTTCTTAAAAATAAAAAAAGGCGATTATGCCTTTCTCCTTGAGTCCGTAGAAGGACAGGAAAAGATCGCCCGCTATTCTTTCTTAGGGAGTAACCCCGCGCTTATTTTTAGAAGTAAAGGCAGGGATGTCCGGGTCATTTATCCTGCAAGAAGTTCAGCCAGGCATTTTGTTACCCGCAATGACCCCCTGGATGAAATTAAAAAAATCATGCAGGATTTTAAGGCCGCCCGGATTAAAGAACTACCGCGCTTTTACGGAGGGCTCGTGGGTTTCATGGCTTATGATATGGTAAGGTTCTTTGAGGACCTGCCCGATAGAAATCCGGATGACCTAAAGATCGCCGATTCCGTCTTTATACTTACCGATAGCATCCTAGTCTTTGACCATATTAACCATACCATAAAGATCATTGTTAACATTATCCTGCCGGCGCATAAAAAAATCCCCCGGGTTAAAAAAACGCAGATTTATTATCAGGCGCTGAAAAAAATAGATTCCATATGCAATGAACTGAAGAAACCCTTGCTCAAGAAAGCAAAGCGTAATGATACTGGTAAGCGCAGCATAAAAGTAATTTCTAACTTTAAAGAAAAGGAATTTTGTAAAATAGTAAATAAGGCGAGGGATTATATAAAAAAGGGGGATATCATCCAGACAGTATTGTCGCAGCGCTTTGAAATAAAGATAGATAAAGACCCCTTCGATATCTACAGGGATTTAAGGAGCCTGAACCCTTCTCCCTATATGTTTTTTTTGAAATTAAAGGAAGTTACCTTAGTCGGCTCTTCTCCTGAGATACTGGTACGCTGTGAAGACGGCATTGCCCGCACCCGGCCTATTGCCGGTACCCGGCCCCGCGGGAAAAATGAAAAAGAAGACAAGCAATTAGAAAAGGAGCTTCTTGAAGATAAGAAAGAACGCGCAGAACACCTGATGCTGGTAGATTTAGGCAGGAATGATTTAGGCAAGGTCTGTAAAAAAGGCAAGGTAGCGGTGAGTGAGTTTATGTCCATAGAAAGATACTCCCACGTAATGCATATAGTCAGTGAAGTTGAGGGTATTTTGGATAAGAGATATAATATCTACGATGTTTTAAGGGCCTGTTTTCCCGCCGGGACAGTAAGCGGCAGCCCTAAGATACGCGCTATGGAAATTATAGACGAGCTGGAAAATTTAAGGCGCGGGCCCTATGCCGGATGCGTAGGGTATTTCAGCTTTTCGCATAATATGGATACCTGCATAACCCTTCGGACCGTAATTATTAAAGATGGGATGGCATATATTCAGGCAGGTGCCGGTATCGTCGCTGATTCGGTGCCAAAAAATGAATACCAGGAATCTATAAACAAGGCAAAGGCATTAATAGAGGCAATTGTTAAATAG
- the pdxA gene encoding 4-hydroxythreonine-4-phosphate dehydrogenase PdxA — protein sequence MHNKIKIGITIGDPAGVGPAIIAKAIPQLRGLADFVIIGDRWVFNQVSGARCQVSDIKFIDLNNVARKNFRFGEMRAEYGKASIEYLDKAMDLINHNKIDSLVTCPISKEAVSLAGFKNFSGHTEYLASVTNTKNFAMMLLNKKLKITLVTRHIALKDVPLCLSKKAIFQTVILTYESLKKLFRTRNPRIVLCGLNPHASDNGLIGKEENRVIKPVLSLLRKKIKGISIAGPQGADIAALKTLQKQYDCMIAMYHDQALIPLKVSAGFSGVNLTLGIPFIRTSPLHGTAFDIAKNYRLANPASLIEATMLAYRCTLNQKKD from the coding sequence ATGCATAATAAAATAAAAATCGGCATTACCATAGGCGACCCGGCGGGTGTAGGCCCTGCTATTATCGCTAAAGCAATACCTCAATTAAGAGGTTTGGCTGATTTTGTTATCATAGGAGATAGGTGGGTATTTAATCAGGTGTCAGGTGCCAGGTGTCAGGTGTCAGATATAAAATTTATAGATTTAAATAATGTAGCACGTAAAAATTTTAGATTCGGTGAAATGCGGGCTGAATATGGCAAGGCATCCATAGAATACCTGGATAAGGCAATGGATTTAATTAATCATAACAAGATAGATTCTCTGGTTACCTGCCCTATATCCAAGGAGGCAGTGAGTTTGGCGGGGTTTAAAAATTTCAGCGGGCATACGGAATATTTGGCCTCTGTTACAAATACGAAAAATTTTGCCATGATGCTTTTAAATAAAAAATTAAAAATCACCCTGGTTACGCGCCACATTGCTTTAAAAGACGTCCCCCTATGCTTAAGCAAAAAAGCAATATTTCAAACCGTAATTTTAACTTATGAATCCTTAAAAAAACTCTTCCGTACAAGAAACCCGCGCATCGTATTGTGCGGGCTTAATCCGCACGCCTCTGATAATGGGCTGATAGGAAAGGAAGAAAATAGGGTGATTAAACCTGTTCTGTCGCTTTTAAGAAAAAAAATAAAAGGCATAAGCATAGCCGGGCCGCAGGGGGCGGATATAGCAGCCTTAAAAACACTGCAAAAACAATACGACTGCATGATTGCCATGTATCACGACCAGGCATTAATCCCTTTGAAGGTATCAGCCGGCTTTAGCGGTGTAAATTTGACATTGGGCATTCCTTTTATCAGAACATCTCCTTTACACGGGACTGCCTTTGATATCGCAAAAAACTACCGGTTGGCCAATCCCGCATCATTAATTGAGGCAACCATGCTCGCATACAGATGTACCTTAAACCAAAAAAAAGATTAG
- the rpsP gene encoding 30S ribosomal protein S16 — translation MAVIIRLRRIGKNPKKRPHFRLSVFDERSGRDSKFIEEIGFYNPVSGATRINKERLEFWKKNGAQLSLTVKSLMKKQSVTQKEA, via the coding sequence ATGGCAGTAATTATACGTCTAAGAAGGATAGGTAAAAATCCCAAGAAGAGGCCGCATTTTCGCCTCAGCGTCTTTGATGAACGCTCCGGGCGGGATAGTAAGTTCATCGAAGAAATAGGTTTTTACAATCCGGTTTCAGGGGCTACCAGGATAAATAAGGAGAGGCTGGAATTCTGGAAAAAGAATGGCGCCCAGCTTTCTCTGACAGTTAAAAGTCTGATGAAAAAACAATCCGTTACCCAAAAGGAGGCATAA
- the rsmA gene encoding 16S rRNA (adenine(1518)-N(6)/adenine(1519)-N(6))-dimethyltransferase RsmA encodes MYLKPKKRLGQNFLVDKNIQRKIAVSCQLGAGDHVLEIGSGYGDLTRLLGQHCAFIYALEIDPDLSRVLKDSTKDYANIRIINRDILKFNLKNYFKKVKGRIKVVGNIPYYITTPIIEHLLKYRDKIESIFITVQKEFAKRITAKAGSKDYGSFSCYVQYYCAARPLFFIKKNSFFPAPKVDSCFIELEVREEGAVRLKDEKLFFTIIRKAFNQRRKTLRNSLSGIIPVLKLTAFFEKYGINRNIRPEDLTLQDFANLSNIKTCSVLEVE; translated from the coding sequence ATGTACCTTAAACCAAAAAAAAGATTAGGCCAGAATTTCCTGGTAGATAAAAATATCCAGAGAAAGATAGCCGTATCCTGTCAATTAGGGGCAGGCGACCATGTATTAGAAATAGGTTCGGGTTACGGCGATTTAACCAGGTTACTAGGACAGCATTGCGCCTTTATCTATGCGCTGGAGATAGATCCAGATTTAAGCAGGGTTTTAAAGGATAGTACCAAGGATTACGCAAATATAAGGATAATTAACCGGGATATCCTGAAATTTAACCTGAAGAATTATTTTAAGAAAGTGAAGGGGAGAATAAAAGTGGTGGGAAATATCCCATATTATATTACCACGCCTATTATCGAGCATCTTTTAAAATACCGCGATAAGATTGAATCCATCTTTATTACCGTCCAGAAGGAATTCGCTAAAAGGATAACCGCTAAAGCCGGCTCAAAGGACTACGGCTCTTTTAGCTGCTATGTGCAGTATTATTGCGCCGCTAGGCCGTTATTTTTTATTAAAAAGAACAGTTTTTTCCCCGCCCCCAAAGTAGATTCCTGCTTTATAGAGCTAGAGGTCAGGGAGGAAGGCGCTGTCAGGTTAAAAGATGAAAAGTTATTTTTTACCATTATCAGAAAGGCATTTAACCAAAGGAGAAAAACCTTAAGGAACAGCCTTTCTGGCATTATCCCTGTTTTGAAACTAACCGCATTTTTTGAAAAATACGGGATCAATAGAAATATCCGGCCCGAAGACCTTACTCTTCAGGATTTCGCCAATCTATCCAACATTAAAACCTGTTCCGTTTTAGAGGTGGAATAG
- the mfd gene encoding transcription-repair coupling factor, with protein sequence MFKSLKLYVGGAVDLEDTCAALIDFGYKRQEMPSEEGDFSRRGAILDIFPFAFELPIRFELDREGRIASIKTFNPSDGIPLWEHKMVIILPLKRAHAFKAALLTENFPVENFLDLDIGDYVVHTQHGIGRFLGLDKIKVAGTYKDHLTIEYDQQEKLYVPIEDMHLVQKYIAFQTRRPKLYRLGTKDWLRTKERAKKGIRKLALELLSLQAMRLSVSGFAYSADTDWQKQFEATFPYKETAGQIKATQEVKTDMESAKPMDRLLCGDVGYGKTEVAMRAAFKALMDNKQVVYLVPTTILAEQHYQNFSRRLKDFPVHIQMLSRFKTKTEQDEIIRRLNNGNVDIVIGTHRLLSKDVIFKNLGLVIIDEEQRFGVLAKERLKTLRLDCDVLTLTATPIPRTLYMSLMGAKDLSVINTPPENRLPIKTTVVEYDEDLIRQAILREIQRKGQVYFVHNRILDIEKIKERILRLLPVTTRLTVAHGQMNASLLEDVMLDFFKAKIDVLVCTMIIESGIDIPNANTIIVNNAQHFGLSDLHQLRGRVGRFDKPAYAYYMVPRKEMLDTDAQKRLLAIQEHSELGAGFKIAMQDLELRGAGNLLGLEQHGFIAAVGFDLYCRLLRETIGNFKNTGVFQNG encoded by the coding sequence ATGTTTAAATCCTTAAAGTTATATGTAGGTGGGGCAGTGGATTTGGAAGACACCTGTGCTGCCCTCATTGACTTTGGCTATAAAAGGCAGGAAATGCCTTCTGAAGAAGGGGATTTTTCCCGGAGGGGCGCAATCCTGGACATATTTCCCTTTGCCTTTGAACTGCCCATACGCTTCGAACTGGATAGAGAAGGCAGGATTGCCTCTATAAAAACGTTTAATCCTTCCGACGGAATTCCTCTTTGGGAACACAAAATGGTTATTATACTGCCTTTAAAAAGGGCCCATGCTTTTAAAGCCGCGCTGCTGACAGAAAACTTTCCCGTAGAAAACTTTCTGGATTTAGATATAGGCGATTATGTGGTGCATACGCAGCACGGCATAGGCAGGTTTCTGGGGTTAGATAAAATAAAGGTTGCGGGTACCTACAAAGACCACCTGACTATTGAGTATGACCAGCAGGAAAAATTATATGTACCCATCGAAGATATGCACCTGGTGCAAAAATACATTGCCTTTCAAACTAGAAGGCCCAAGCTTTATCGTTTAGGCACCAAAGATTGGCTACGGACAAAGGAGAGGGCAAAGAAAGGCATACGTAAATTAGCCCTGGAGCTTCTTTCGTTACAGGCAATGCGCTTAAGTGTTTCGGGTTTCGCTTATTCTGCGGATACGGACTGGCAGAAGCAATTTGAGGCTACCTTTCCTTACAAAGAGACCGCCGGCCAAATCAAGGCGACCCAAGAGGTAAAAACCGATATGGAATCAGCTAAGCCCATGGACAGGCTTCTATGCGGGGATGTAGGGTATGGAAAGACTGAGGTAGCCATGCGCGCAGCCTTTAAGGCGCTTATGGATAATAAGCAAGTAGTTTATCTAGTGCCCACGACAATTCTGGCAGAACAGCATTATCAGAATTTCAGCCGGCGCCTGAAGGATTTTCCCGTGCATATCCAGATGCTCTCGCGTTTTAAAACTAAAACAGAGCAGGATGAAATCATCAGGAGGCTCAATAACGGCAACGTGGATATAGTAATCGGGACGCATAGATTATTATCGAAGGACGTAATCTTTAAGAACCTGGGGTTAGTAATTATTGACGAAGAGCAGCGTTTCGGGGTCTTGGCAAAAGAGAGGCTTAAGACCTTAAGGCTTGACTGCGATGTCCTCACCCTTACTGCTACACCTATACCCCGCACCTTATATATGAGCCTGATGGGCGCTAAGGATTTATCCGTAATCAATACCCCTCCTGAAAATAGATTGCCTATAAAGACAACTGTGGTAGAATACGATGAGGACCTGATCAGGCAGGCCATCTTGAGGGAGATCCAAAGAAAAGGCCAGGTTTATTTCGTGCATAACCGCATCCTTGATATCGAAAAAATCAAGGAACGGATATTGAGGCTTTTACCCGTCACTACCAGATTAACCGTAGCACATGGCCAGATGAACGCGAGCTTACTGGAGGATGTGATGCTGGATTTTTTTAAAGCTAAGATAGACGTTTTAGTTTGTACCATGATTATAGAATCCGGCATTGATATCCCTAATGCCAATACCATCATTGTCAATAATGCCCAGCACTTTGGATTATCCGACCTGCACCAGTTGCGCGGAAGGGTGGGCCGGTTTGATAAGCCTGCTTATGCTTATTATATGGTCCCTAGAAAAGAAATGCTGGATACGGATGCGCAAAAGAGGCTCTTAGCTATTCAGGAACATTCCGAGTTAGGCGCGGGTTTTAAAATTGCCATGCAGGATTTAGAACTTAGGGGCGCGGGCAACCTTTTAGGCCTAGAACAGCACGGTTTTATAGCTGCGGTAGGATTCGATTTATACTGCAGGTTATTAAGAGAAACAATCGGAAATTTTAAGAATACAGGCGTATTTCAAAATGGATAA
- the hisI gene encoding phosphoribosyl-AMP cyclohydrolase has translation MKKGFSLKKLKLDKQGLIPAIIQDYRSGEVLMLAYMNIFSLKRTLKTGKTCFWSRSRKVYWIKGATSGNYQLVKSVAYDCDMDALLIKVRQSGVACHTGNRSCFYRKIDYKL, from the coding sequence ATGAAAAAAGGATTTAGTTTAAAAAAATTAAAGCTGGATAAACAGGGGTTAATCCCCGCGATAATACAGGACTATAGAAGCGGTGAAGTGCTCATGCTCGCTTATATGAATATATTTTCTCTAAAGAGGACGTTGAAAACAGGCAAGACCTGCTTCTGGTCGCGCTCGCGCAAAGTTTACTGGATTAAAGGCGCAACGTCGGGTAATTACCAGCTTGTCAAGTCAGTGGCTTACGATTGCGATATGGATGCGTTGCTGATTAAGGTGCGCCAGTCAGGCGTTGCCTGCCATACGGGAAATAGATCGTGCTTTTATAGAAAAATAGACTATAAGCTGTAA